The following are encoded in a window of Nibricoccus aquaticus genomic DNA:
- a CDS encoding crotonase/enoyl-CoA hydratase family protein, with translation MHAILSLAETQNTQSDIVLQTESLTARYDESTRTLWNYLHASPRPCFTESLLADAHQLHSLIRNGEIPVDFYVAASAVPKVFNLGGDLSLFRQCALDHDWERLTNYAESCIGVLNDLVCGFDRKVISISLLQGDALGGGFESALATDFMIAEEQTKMGFPEVLFNLFPGMGAYSLLARKLGPQPAQRMILSGSTYSAPELHARGLLDQVTPPGQGEHAVRDFIRDTRKRLHGYRSFLEARRRTTLWTSREELLAVVHEWVASVKQISERDLRLMDKLVTAQNRLKLAA, from the coding sequence ATGCACGCAATCCTCAGCCTGGCTGAAACTCAGAACACCCAATCCGACATCGTTCTCCAAACGGAGTCGCTCACCGCCCGCTACGACGAATCCACCCGCACCCTCTGGAACTACCTCCACGCCTCACCGCGCCCGTGTTTCACCGAGTCGCTCCTCGCCGACGCCCATCAACTCCATTCCCTGATCCGTAACGGCGAAATCCCGGTGGACTTCTACGTCGCCGCCTCCGCCGTACCGAAAGTCTTCAACCTCGGCGGCGACCTCTCGCTCTTCCGCCAGTGCGCCCTCGATCACGATTGGGAACGCCTGACGAACTACGCCGAGTCCTGCATCGGCGTCCTCAACGACCTCGTCTGCGGCTTTGATCGCAAAGTCATCAGCATCTCCCTCCTCCAAGGCGACGCCCTCGGCGGCGGCTTCGAATCCGCCCTCGCCACCGACTTCATGATCGCCGAAGAGCAGACCAAAATGGGCTTCCCCGAAGTCCTCTTTAACCTCTTCCCCGGCATGGGTGCGTACAGCCTTCTCGCCCGCAAACTCGGCCCCCAGCCCGCCCAGCGCATGATCCTCAGCGGCTCCACTTACTCCGCTCCCGAGCTGCACGCACGCGGACTCCTCGACCAGGTCACTCCACCAGGGCAGGGCGAACACGCCGTCCGCGACTTCATCCGCGACACCCGGAAACGACTCCACGGATACAGATCCTTCCTCGAAGCCCGCCGCCGCACAACGCTCTGGACTTCCCGCGAAGAACTCCTCGCCGTCGTCCACGAATGGGTCGCCAGCGTGAAACAAATCTCCGAACGCGACCTCCGCCTCATGGATAAACTCGTCACCGCCCAAAACCGCCTGAAGCTCGCCGCCTAA
- a CDS encoding ABC transporter ATP-binding protein, with protein sequence MTHVHTPVSELRSDAVFHVRGLTKIYGEETATVRALSGVDLDLHSGELVVLLGASGSGKSTLLNILGGLDSPTAGTLDFRGRSLAEADERELTSYRRDVVGFVFQFYNLIPSLTARENVGLITEIARDPMTAEEALTLVGLGERMDHFPAQLSGGEQQRVAIARAIAKRPEVLLCDEPTGALDIKTGITVLEAIQRINRELGTLTVTITHNAAIAAMADRVLSLSDGLIVSEKRNASRAAVASLEW encoded by the coding sequence ATGACTCACGTTCATACGCCTGTTTCCGAGCTGAGAAGCGACGCGGTCTTCCACGTGCGCGGGCTCACTAAAATTTATGGTGAGGAGACGGCGACGGTGCGCGCGTTGAGCGGCGTCGATCTCGATCTGCACTCCGGCGAGTTGGTTGTGCTGCTGGGGGCGTCGGGCAGTGGAAAGTCGACGCTGCTGAATATTTTGGGCGGTCTGGATTCGCCCACGGCGGGGACGTTGGATTTTCGCGGACGTTCTTTAGCGGAGGCAGACGAGCGAGAACTAACTAGTTACCGACGAGACGTGGTCGGGTTCGTGTTTCAGTTTTATAATTTAATACCGAGCCTGACGGCGCGGGAAAACGTGGGGCTGATCACGGAGATCGCGCGCGATCCGATGACGGCGGAGGAGGCGCTGACGCTGGTGGGGCTGGGCGAGCGGATGGATCACTTTCCGGCGCAGCTTTCCGGTGGCGAGCAACAGCGTGTAGCGATTGCGCGGGCGATCGCGAAGCGGCCCGAGGTTTTGCTGTGCGACGAGCCGACGGGGGCACTGGATATTAAAACGGGGATCACGGTGCTGGAGGCGATTCAGCGGATCAATCGCGAGCTCGGGACGCTGACGGTGACCATCACGCATAACGCGGCGATCGCGGCGATGGCCGACCGGGTGCTGAGTTTATCCGACGGGCTTATCGTGAGTGAAAAGCGCAATGCGAGCCGGGCGGCGGTCGCGAGTCTGGAGTGGTGA
- a CDS encoding ABC transporter permease — MNHLDRKLLRDLRGLKSQALAVALVMACGLAMMIMTRSLIRSLETAQAGYYEQNRFAQVFAGLKRAPLSVAERVAEIPGVGAVETGIGMRVTLDLPGMDEPASALINSLPERGEARLNRLYLRSGHMIGIDSRHQILVGEAFAEAHGLKPGDALSAILNGRKIPLRIAGIVLSPEFVFEAPPGAALPDNRTFGVFWMRYEELAEAYSLEGAFNRVSVTLAPGASERAVIAEMDRVLETFGGLGAYGRENHPSHIRVRDEIRVLEGLSFGFPLVFLSVAAFMTNSVMSRQITLQREQIAILKAFGFSNAQIGGHFFKFTFAIIAAGTALGALGGVVLGHKLVDMYHLFFRFPRLEFMLSWPTLLAAVAASAVASSVGVVGAVRRAVMLPPAEAMRPEAPASFRPSLVERAGIGGWFSASMRMAMRNVERKPWRAGLTTLALAMATGILIIPNSFRDGVGYILDFQWDLVHRETVSLSLVEPGPSRAIAEFRQLPGVVHAEPFRYVAVELDAGTVRRRVAIQGLPSEGLLSRVVDGSGVPLTLPERGLVLSRKLGEALGLRVGDTIVVRVLEGKRPVREVTVAGFAEDFAGIAAYMELDALNRLLMEGDRISGAHVSVAAGSWRAFLQAVKETPRASGVVIKDSMRESFRKTTAQSIGLLQTIYLVFATVVAFGIVYNSARISLSERQRELATLRVLGFTRREVGAVLVGELVILAVVAIPLGLVFGSGMAKAILTSVNTETVRLPLILTAGNYAFATLVIVVATTLSLVFACRKLAQLDLVAVLKARD, encoded by the coding sequence ATGAATCACCTCGACCGAAAATTGCTGCGGGATCTGCGCGGGTTGAAATCGCAGGCGCTGGCGGTGGCGCTGGTGATGGCGTGCGGGCTGGCGATGATGATCATGACGCGGAGTTTGATCCGGTCGCTGGAGACGGCGCAGGCGGGCTACTATGAGCAGAATCGTTTCGCGCAGGTTTTCGCGGGGTTGAAGCGGGCGCCGTTGTCGGTCGCGGAGCGGGTGGCGGAAATTCCAGGGGTGGGCGCGGTGGAGACAGGGATCGGGATGCGCGTGACGCTGGATCTGCCGGGGATGGACGAGCCGGCGAGCGCGTTGATCAATTCGCTGCCGGAGCGCGGCGAGGCGCGGTTGAACCGGCTGTATTTGAGATCCGGGCACATGATTGGGATAGATTCGCGGCATCAGATTCTGGTTGGCGAGGCGTTTGCGGAGGCGCACGGGCTGAAACCAGGGGATGCGTTGTCGGCGATTTTGAACGGGCGGAAGATCCCGCTGCGGATCGCGGGGATCGTGTTGTCGCCGGAGTTTGTGTTCGAGGCGCCGCCGGGCGCGGCGTTGCCGGACAACCGGACGTTTGGGGTTTTCTGGATGAGGTACGAGGAGCTGGCGGAGGCGTATAGTCTGGAAGGGGCGTTTAACCGGGTGTCGGTGACGCTGGCGCCGGGAGCGTCGGAGCGGGCGGTGATCGCGGAGATGGACCGGGTGCTGGAGACGTTTGGCGGGCTGGGCGCGTATGGGCGGGAGAATCATCCGTCGCACATCCGCGTGCGGGATGAGATCCGCGTGCTGGAGGGGCTGTCGTTTGGTTTTCCCCTCGTGTTTCTGAGTGTGGCGGCGTTCATGACGAACTCGGTGATGAGCCGGCAGATCACGCTGCAGCGGGAGCAGATCGCGATTTTGAAGGCGTTTGGTTTTAGCAACGCGCAGATCGGCGGGCATTTTTTCAAGTTCACGTTCGCGATCATCGCGGCGGGGACGGCGCTCGGTGCGCTGGGCGGCGTGGTGCTGGGGCACAAGCTGGTGGATATGTATCACTTATTTTTCCGGTTCCCGCGGCTGGAGTTCATGCTGTCGTGGCCGACATTGCTGGCGGCGGTGGCGGCGAGCGCGGTGGCGTCGTCGGTCGGTGTAGTGGGCGCGGTGAGACGCGCGGTGATGTTGCCGCCGGCGGAGGCGATGCGGCCGGAGGCGCCGGCGTCGTTTCGGCCGTCGCTGGTGGAGCGGGCGGGGATCGGCGGGTGGTTTAGCGCGTCGATGCGGATGGCGATGCGGAACGTGGAACGGAAACCGTGGCGGGCGGGGTTGACGACCCTGGCACTGGCGATGGCGACGGGGATCTTGATTATCCCGAATTCGTTTCGCGACGGAGTCGGGTACATTTTGGATTTTCAGTGGGATCTGGTGCATCGCGAGACGGTGTCGCTGTCGCTGGTGGAGCCGGGGCCCTCGCGGGCGATCGCGGAGTTCAGGCAGTTGCCGGGCGTGGTTCATGCCGAGCCGTTTCGCTATGTGGCGGTGGAGCTAGACGCGGGAACGGTGCGGCGGCGCGTGGCGATCCAAGGGCTGCCGTCGGAGGGATTGTTGAGCCGGGTGGTCGATGGAAGCGGAGTGCCGCTGACGTTGCCGGAGCGCGGGCTGGTGCTTTCGCGGAAGCTCGGTGAGGCGCTCGGGCTGCGCGTGGGTGATACGATTGTGGTGCGGGTGTTGGAAGGAAAGCGGCCGGTGCGCGAAGTGACGGTGGCGGGGTTTGCGGAGGATTTTGCGGGGATCGCGGCGTATATGGAGCTGGACGCGCTCAACCGGTTGCTGATGGAAGGCGACCGGATCAGTGGCGCGCATGTGAGTGTGGCCGCGGGGAGCTGGCGGGCGTTTTTGCAGGCGGTGAAAGAGACACCGCGGGCGTCGGGCGTGGTGATCAAGGATTCGATGCGGGAGAGTTTTCGGAAGACGACGGCGCAGAGCATCGGGTTATTGCAGACGATCTATCTGGTGTTCGCGACGGTGGTGGCCTTTGGGATCGTGTATAACAGCGCGCGGATCTCGCTGTCGGAGCGGCAGCGGGAGCTGGCGACGTTGCGGGTGTTGGGGTTCACGCGGCGCGAAGTGGGCGCGGTGCTCGTGGGGGAATTGGTGATACTGGCGGTGGTGGCGATTCCGCTGGGGCTGGTTTTCGGGTCGGGTATGGCGAAGGCGATTCTCACGAGTGTGAACACGGAGACGGTGCGGCTGCCGTTGATCCTGACGGCGGGGAATTACGCGTTTGCGACGCTGGTGATTGTGGTGGCGACGACGCTGTCGCTCGTGTTTGCGTGTCGGAAGCTGGCGCAGCTCGATCTCGTGGCTGTGCTGAAAGCCCGCGACTGA
- a CDS encoding efflux RND transporter periplasmic adaptor subunit → MKPSDNSAPVILKSKASVKKRRVPWVYIAGGVLLVLIVIGLMPKPVSVETARVKTGMLRVTVDEEGRTRVKNRYVIAAPAAGHMRRIELKPGAKVEARGTLLTSLETSGADLLDARSLAQAEARVRAAEAARDQAVARRESAKATAELARTELDRVQSLFAQVSVSRQDLDAAVTRARTTAEEGRASEFGARIAEYELEQARALLMRGRPEAAGDTAQESLATLPVVSPVSGRVLRVFQESARTVVSGTPLLEVGDATDLEVIVEVLSRDGVAIDQGAKVFLEQWGGGEALEAKVRLVEPSAFTKISALGVEEQRVNVIADFVDAVEKRPTLGDAYRVEARIVVWEKDAVTQVAAGALFQRGGRWQVFVVENGRARLREVKTGRSNGVMTQIVEGLKTEEVVIVYPGDKIVEGVRVKAGDAVGR, encoded by the coding sequence ATGAAACCGTCCGATAATTCCGCTCCTGTGATTTTGAAATCGAAGGCTTCCGTGAAGAAGCGGCGTGTGCCGTGGGTGTACATCGCGGGGGGCGTGTTGCTGGTGTTGATTGTTATCGGACTGATGCCGAAACCGGTGTCGGTGGAGACGGCGCGGGTGAAGACGGGGATGTTGCGCGTGACGGTCGATGAGGAAGGGCGGACGCGGGTGAAGAATCGCTACGTGATCGCGGCGCCGGCGGCGGGGCATATGCGGCGCATCGAGTTGAAGCCGGGGGCGAAGGTTGAGGCGCGGGGGACGTTGCTGACGTCGTTGGAGACGAGCGGTGCTGATTTATTGGATGCGCGGAGTCTGGCGCAGGCGGAGGCGCGGGTGCGTGCGGCGGAGGCGGCGCGGGATCAGGCGGTGGCGAGGCGCGAGAGTGCGAAGGCGACGGCGGAGCTGGCGCGGACGGAGCTGGACCGGGTGCAGTCGCTTTTCGCGCAGGTGAGTGTGTCGCGTCAGGATCTGGATGCGGCGGTGACGCGGGCGCGGACGACGGCGGAGGAAGGGCGGGCGTCGGAGTTCGGAGCGAGGATCGCGGAATACGAATTGGAGCAGGCGCGGGCGTTGCTGATGCGCGGGAGGCCGGAGGCGGCGGGAGACACGGCGCAGGAGAGTCTGGCGACGTTGCCCGTGGTGTCGCCGGTGAGCGGGCGGGTGTTGCGGGTGTTTCAGGAGAGTGCGCGGACGGTTGTATCGGGAACCCCGTTACTGGAGGTGGGCGATGCGACGGATCTGGAGGTGATCGTGGAAGTGCTTTCGAGAGATGGCGTGGCGATCGACCAGGGGGCGAAGGTGTTTTTGGAGCAATGGGGCGGAGGTGAAGCGCTGGAGGCGAAGGTGCGGTTGGTGGAGCCGTCGGCGTTTACGAAGATTTCTGCGCTGGGTGTGGAGGAGCAGCGGGTGAACGTGATCGCGGATTTCGTCGATGCGGTGGAGAAGCGGCCGACGTTGGGCGATGCGTACCGGGTGGAGGCGCGGATCGTGGTGTGGGAGAAGGATGCGGTGACGCAGGTGGCGGCGGGGGCGTTGTTTCAGCGCGGGGGAAGGTGGCAGGTTTTTGTGGTGGAGAACGGGCGGGCGCGGTTGCGCGAGGTGAAGACAGGGCGGTCGAATGGGGTGATGACGCAGATCGTCGAGGGGTTGAAGACGGAGGAAGTCGTGATCGTTTATCCGGGGGATAAGATCGTGGAGGGTGTGCGGGTGAAGGCGGGTGATGCGGTGGGGCGGTGA
- the mnmE gene encoding tRNA uridine-5-carboxymethylaminomethyl(34) synthesis GTPase MnmE: protein MSHASLDTIAALATPVGTSAIAVVRASGPECAELARAIFGETPLPRMAHHADYRDRAGAVVDDVLVTFFAGPKSYTGEDTLEISSHGNPFIAQKILEDLLARGCRAAEAGEFTRRAFLSGRMDLSQAEAVMDLIHARSKRALAAANQQLRGSLGRHLGVLTDELLGVLARVEAYIDFPDEDLPAEDRRIVARGVERVAAGTERLLATQHYGELLRDGIKTVIVGEPNAGKSSLLNQLVGRERALVSPEPGTTRDFIEERVILGPHCLRLIDTAGLNPSPAPLEKLGMEKTLERAAEADLFLLVLDATRPHPELPKELVERLSAENALVVFNKIDLGGDQLDIEQYIEGKEVVRISARTGEGVDSLISAVVERAEAFRRDQGDEVIAINARHAAALGRAQECLKAAGANLGVAGPVELLASDLRGALDALGEIGGKIDNERMLDHLFATFCIGK, encoded by the coding sequence ATGAGTCACGCATCCCTCGATACGATCGCAGCATTGGCCACTCCGGTGGGAACGTCCGCCATCGCGGTGGTGCGGGCGAGCGGGCCGGAGTGCGCGGAGCTGGCGCGGGCGATTTTTGGAGAGACTCCCCTGCCCCGGATGGCGCATCACGCGGATTATCGGGATCGAGCGGGCGCGGTGGTGGATGATGTGCTGGTGACGTTTTTCGCGGGGCCGAAGTCGTACACGGGCGAGGACACGCTGGAAATTTCATCGCACGGGAATCCTTTTATCGCGCAGAAGATATTGGAGGATCTGCTGGCGCGGGGATGTCGGGCGGCGGAGGCGGGGGAATTTACGCGGCGGGCGTTTTTGAGCGGGCGGATGGATTTGAGCCAGGCGGAGGCGGTGATGGATTTGATCCATGCGCGGAGCAAGCGGGCGTTAGCGGCGGCGAATCAGCAGCTGCGCGGGAGTCTTGGCCGGCATCTGGGAGTGTTGACGGATGAGTTGCTCGGCGTGCTGGCGCGGGTGGAGGCTTATATCGATTTTCCCGATGAGGATTTGCCGGCGGAGGATCGCAGGATCGTGGCGCGTGGGGTGGAGCGCGTGGCGGCGGGGACGGAGCGGTTGCTGGCGACGCAGCATTACGGGGAGTTGTTGAGAGACGGCATCAAAACGGTGATCGTGGGCGAGCCGAACGCGGGGAAGAGTTCACTGCTGAACCAGCTGGTGGGGCGCGAGCGGGCGCTGGTGAGTCCGGAGCCGGGGACGACGCGGGATTTTATCGAAGAGCGGGTGATCCTGGGGCCGCATTGTCTGCGCCTGATCGATACGGCGGGGCTGAACCCCTCGCCTGCCCCGCTGGAAAAACTCGGAATGGAAAAGACGCTGGAGCGCGCGGCGGAGGCGGATTTGTTTTTATTGGTGTTGGATGCGACGCGGCCGCATCCGGAGCTGCCTAAGGAGCTGGTTGAGCGGTTATCGGCGGAAAACGCGTTGGTGGTCTTTAATAAGATCGATCTCGGCGGTGATCAGCTTGATATAGAGCAATATATTGAAGGAAAGGAGGTTGTACGAATATCGGCACGCACGGGTGAGGGCGTTGACTCGCTAATCTCGGCGGTGGTGGAGCGGGCGGAGGCGTTTCGTCGCGATCAGGGAGATGAGGTGATTGCGATCAATGCGCGTCATGCGGCGGCGTTGGGGCGCGCGCAGGAATGTTTGAAGGCGGCTGGGGCTAATCTCGGAGTGGCTGGGCCGGTGGAGTTGCTGGCGAGCGATCTGCGTGGGGCGCTCGATGCGCTGGGAGAGATCGGCGGGAAGATCGATAACGAGCGGATGTTGGATCATCTCTTCGCGACATTTTGTATCGGGAAGTAG
- the mnmG gene encoding tRNA uridine-5-carboxymethylaminomethyl(34) synthesis enzyme MnmG: MIYNKIPFDVIVCGAGHAGCEAALAAARMGANTLLLTGNIDTIAQMSCNPAIGGQAKGQMVREIDALGGEMGINTDLTGIQFRLLNESKGLAVQSPRAQCDKKAYQFRLKHTLELQKNLQVFQATVTGLVYTGQKVTGVRTNLDIEFNAATVVVTTGTFLRGLMHIGQNKNEGGRLGDFSAKTLSASFLEAGIELQRLKTGTPPRLLGRSLDFSQMEEQKGDNSPALFAFHDTRDPENLFHVEQTGEQRLGWRPGSAQVSCWMTYTTAATAQLVRDNLHKSAMYSGEIEGVGPRYCPSIEDKFVRFADKPRHLLFLEPEGRTTNEYYVNGLSTSLPFEVQLEMVHSVPGLQNAVLLRPAYAVEYDFAPPTQLFPSLESRKVENLFFAGQINGTSGYEEAAAQGLIAGVNAVRKVRTQSPLVMQRHEGYIGVLIDDLVTKGTREPYRMFTSRAEHRLLFNHGSAELRLLHHAREHGLVSPTRLIRMEEKKRQVDYWVQAFEKLRAPVGQGSWGDAVRRSTTGNAPVPDYPVEFGSLSAEIRGEALYRVSYQGYFAREQRQIEKLSAVEKIKIPADMDFLSIRGLRKESALKLQEFKPYNLGQAGRISGVNPADISILMVYIEAVRAGRMSG, encoded by the coding sequence ATGATTTACAATAAGATACCGTTTGATGTGATTGTGTGCGGCGCTGGTCATGCAGGCTGTGAGGCAGCTTTGGCGGCGGCGCGAATGGGGGCTAACACGCTGCTTTTGACGGGTAATATCGATACGATTGCCCAAATGAGCTGCAATCCGGCTATTGGCGGGCAGGCGAAGGGGCAGATGGTGCGTGAAATCGATGCATTGGGCGGAGAGATGGGGATCAACACGGATCTCACCGGAATTCAGTTTCGCTTATTGAATGAATCCAAGGGACTGGCGGTACAGTCGCCTCGGGCGCAGTGCGACAAGAAGGCGTATCAGTTTCGTCTGAAGCACACGCTGGAGCTTCAGAAGAATCTACAGGTTTTTCAAGCAACGGTGACTGGGCTTGTTTACACCGGACAAAAAGTCACGGGCGTACGCACGAACCTCGATATTGAGTTCAACGCCGCGACGGTAGTTGTGACGACCGGGACTTTCCTGCGGGGGTTGATGCATATCGGGCAGAATAAGAATGAAGGCGGACGCTTGGGTGACTTTAGCGCGAAGACGTTATCGGCCAGTTTTCTTGAGGCGGGGATCGAGTTGCAGCGGTTGAAAACGGGGACTCCGCCACGGTTATTGGGACGGAGTTTGGATTTCAGCCAGATGGAGGAGCAAAAGGGTGATAACTCCCCTGCCCTCTTTGCATTTCATGACACGCGCGATCCCGAAAATTTGTTCCACGTGGAACAGACCGGCGAACAGCGGCTTGGCTGGCGGCCGGGGTCGGCTCAGGTTTCGTGCTGGATGACGTATACGACGGCGGCCACGGCGCAGCTCGTTCGGGATAACTTACATAAGTCGGCAATGTATTCCGGGGAGATCGAGGGCGTTGGGCCGCGCTATTGCCCGAGTATTGAGGATAAATTTGTCCGCTTCGCTGATAAGCCGAGGCATTTGTTGTTTTTGGAGCCTGAGGGACGTACGACGAATGAGTACTATGTGAATGGGCTTTCCACGTCGCTGCCGTTTGAGGTGCAGCTTGAGATGGTTCATAGCGTTCCTGGTCTGCAAAATGCGGTACTGCTGCGGCCCGCGTATGCGGTTGAGTACGATTTCGCGCCGCCGACTCAGCTATTTCCATCACTGGAATCCCGAAAGGTGGAGAATTTGTTTTTTGCCGGGCAGATAAATGGGACCTCGGGGTACGAGGAGGCGGCAGCGCAGGGATTAATCGCTGGAGTTAATGCGGTCCGTAAGGTCCGAACGCAGTCCCCGTTGGTCATGCAACGGCACGAAGGCTATATCGGCGTGCTGATTGATGATTTGGTGACCAAGGGGACGCGTGAGCCTTATCGCATGTTTACGAGCCGGGCGGAGCATCGGCTTTTGTTTAATCACGGGAGTGCGGAGCTGCGTTTGTTACATCATGCGCGTGAGCATGGGTTAGTTTCGCCGACGCGCTTGATTCGAATGGAGGAGAAGAAGCGCCAGGTGGACTATTGGGTACAGGCGTTTGAGAAACTGCGGGCGCCGGTCGGGCAGGGGAGTTGGGGTGATGCGGTCCGGCGTTCGACGACGGGCAACGCTCCGGTGCCGGACTACCCGGTGGAGTTTGGTAGTTTATCGGCGGAGATTCGTGGCGAAGCACTCTATCGGGTCAGCTATCAGGGCTATTTTGCTCGCGAACAGCGGCAGATCGAAAAACTTTCGGCGGTCGAAAAGATCAAGATTCCGGCTGACATGGACTTTCTCTCCATCCGTGGTTTGCGAAAAGAGAGCGCACTCAAGCTTCAGGAATTTAAGCCCTATAACTTGGGTCAAGCGGGCCGTATTAGTGGAGTTAACCCGGCGGATATTAGCATTTTAATGGTTTATATTGAGGCGGTTAGGGCAGGGCGCATGAGTGGGTGA
- a CDS encoding response regulator gives MTDSKVKKILIVDDEADVTELVSYHLKAKGYQVEAINNPNNSLGTARTFLPDLVILDVMMPDLNGVQICRLLRADPQLKKVPVIFLTAKAEESDRIQGLETGADDYICKPFSTKELVLRVQSILRRASEGGGEEVKKLQAGDIVIDIERHEAVVCGKAIELTATEFKLLRLLMERRGRVQTREHLLINVWNYETEIETRTVDTHVRRLREKLGAEADWIETIRGVGYRLAERKVQTCPT, from the coding sequence ATGACGGACAGCAAAGTGAAGAAGATTTTGATCGTGGACGATGAGGCCGATGTTACCGAGTTGGTTTCCTATCATCTCAAAGCCAAGGGCTATCAGGTGGAGGCGATCAATAATCCCAATAACAGCCTAGGCACGGCGCGGACATTTTTGCCCGATCTGGTGATCCTAGATGTAATGATGCCGGATCTGAATGGAGTGCAGATTTGCCGCCTGTTGCGTGCCGATCCGCAGCTTAAAAAAGTCCCGGTGATATTTCTCACCGCGAAGGCGGAAGAGTCGGATCGTATTCAGGGATTGGAAACAGGTGCTGATGACTACATTTGCAAGCCATTCAGCACCAAAGAACTTGTGCTTCGAGTGCAGTCGATTTTACGGCGGGCATCTGAGGGTGGCGGTGAAGAAGTGAAAAAGCTTCAGGCGGGCGACATCGTGATCGATATCGAGCGACACGAAGCGGTTGTCTGCGGTAAGGCCATCGAGCTCACGGCGACCGAGTTTAAGCTTCTGCGCCTGCTCATGGAGCGTCGAGGCCGCGTGCAGACTCGCGAACATCTTTTGATTAACGTCTGGAATTACGAAACCGAGATTGAGACGCGCACCGTGGATACGCACGTGAGACGTCTTCGCGAAAAGCTCGGCGCGGAAGCCGACTGGATTGAAACCATCCGCGGGGTGGGGTACCGCTTGGCCGAGCGTAAAGTCCAGACATGCCCTACTTGA
- a CDS encoding sensor histidine kinase encodes MPYLIIAALVLALGFLLRRHWSHRTAMRSLHQAILQKQALLREDLPGSLSDSWDQLCRETNDLISEVSRLQHQRTGQLAQLEATLGSLQEAVLIVDRDNYILLANKALQEIFPRATNILHQRLELVLHSVTFLSYVESVRKNEAEPQHEMEFADGNRSLWVEVTGTTIPPLNGQQGPWALFVLHDITKQKKLEAVRKDFVANVSHELRTPLSIIKGYTETLVDGHHDIPGADRDKFLRTIQRHTERLNSLLEDLLTLSRLESINPGLRRESVALSSLIASIIDDYRARPAAAEHQLHFAIDPTVGELLIDPLKVTQVCENLLDNALKYTPKGSHIDVSARIRDQEVEVCIRDNGPGIPADDLPHIFERFYRVDKGRSRDKGGTGLGLSIVKHIIQLHGGRVWVESTLGQGTAFYFSLLVRANG; translated from the coding sequence ATGCCCTACTTGATCATCGCCGCCTTGGTCCTGGCTCTGGGCTTCTTGCTTCGCCGCCATTGGAGTCATCGGACGGCGATGCGTAGTCTGCATCAGGCGATTCTGCAAAAGCAGGCGCTCTTGCGTGAGGATTTGCCCGGCTCGTTGAGTGATAGCTGGGATCAACTTTGCCGCGAAACCAACGATCTTATCTCCGAGGTCAGCCGCCTCCAGCACCAGCGCACTGGCCAGCTTGCTCAACTTGAGGCCACGCTCGGCAGTCTTCAGGAAGCGGTGCTGATCGTGGATCGCGACAACTACATCTTGCTCGCGAACAAAGCCCTTCAGGAAATTTTCCCGCGCGCCACCAACATCCTCCATCAACGTCTCGAACTCGTCCTGCACAGTGTCACGTTTCTCTCGTACGTTGAGTCCGTGCGCAAAAATGAGGCTGAGCCTCAGCACGAGATGGAGTTCGCCGATGGCAACCGCTCGCTGTGGGTCGAAGTTACCGGCACGACGATTCCTCCGCTCAACGGCCAGCAGGGCCCGTGGGCGCTGTTCGTCCTCCACGACATCACGAAACAAAAAAAACTGGAGGCCGTGCGAAAGGATTTCGTCGCCAATGTCTCTCACGAACTGCGAACGCCGCTCAGCATTATCAAAGGTTACACTGAAACCCTCGTCGATGGGCACCACGACATACCCGGAGCTGACCGCGATAAATTCCTGCGCACCATCCAGCGTCATACTGAGCGGTTAAATTCGCTCCTCGAAGATCTCCTTACGCTCTCGCGTCTCGAATCCATTAACCCAGGGCTTCGCCGCGAGTCCGTCGCGCTCTCCTCGCTAATCGCTTCTATCATCGACGACTATCGCGCACGCCCCGCCGCCGCCGAGCATCAACTTCATTTCGCGATCGATCCCACTGTCGGCGAGCTGCTCATCGATCCACTCAAGGTAACTCAAGTCTGCGAAAACCTCCTCGATAATGCGCTCAAATACACGCCCAAGGGCTCGCACATCGACGTCTCCGCGCGCATCCGTGATCAAGAAGTGGAAGTCTGCATACGCGACAATGGCCCGGGTATTCCGGCCGACGATCTCCCGCACATCTTCGAGCGTTTCTACCGCGTGGACAAAGGCCGCTCCCGCGACAAGGGCGGCACCGGTCTCGGTCTCAGCATCGTGAAACATATTATCCAGCTCCACGGCGGCCGCGTCTGGGTTGAAAGCACGCTAGGGCAGGGGACCGCGTTCTATTTTAGCCTACTGGTTCGTGCCAACGGCTAA